A genome region from Populus alba chromosome 5, ASM523922v2, whole genome shotgun sequence includes the following:
- the LOC118030433 gene encoding uncharacterized protein isoform X1, producing MSHFGRSGPPDIRDTFSLLVLNITFRTTADDLFPLFDKYGKVVDVFIPRDRRTGESRGFAFVRYKYAEEARKAVDRLDGRVVDGREIMVQFAKFGPNAERIQSGRIVESSSKIKGRSRSRSPRPRYRDGYRDKDRDRDYRKRSRSRSRDRYDRDGYRGRDRDYHPRSVSHSPDHRKECGRGHDEKRHRRSQSYASPNSPRSPSPHRAHRRDGSPNGRNDNKRSPNGSPNSPRSPSPHREHRRDGSPNGRNDNKGSPNGSPNSPRSPSPLRAHRRDGSPNGRNDNKRSPASKSVSPCNEPVDS from the exons ATGTCACATTTCGGCCGATCTGGTCCTCCAGATATCAGAGACACTTTTTCTCTCCTCGTTCTCAACATCACTTTCC GAACCACTGCCGACGATCTTTTCCCTCTCTTTGACAAGTACGGCAAGGTAGTCGATGTATTCATACCCCGCGATCGGAG GACTGGAGAATCGAGAGGCTTTGCGTTTGTGAGGTATAAATACGCTGAAGAGGCGCGGAAGGCAGTTGATAGGCTTGATG gcagAGTTGTGGATGGCAGAGAGATTATGGTGCAATTCGCTAAGTTTGGGCCCAACGCTGAGCGAAT TCAGAGTGGGAGGATAGTGGAATCATCTTCAAAGATTAAAGGTAGGTCCAGAAGCCGCAGCCCTCGTCCAAG GTATCGAGATGGCTACAGGGACAAGGACAGGGACAGGGATTACAGAAAGAGAAGTCGCAGTAGAAGCAGAGATCGTTATGACCGTGATGGGTATCGAGGTAGGGATAGAGATTATCATCCCCGAAGCGTGAGCCACAGCCCAGATCATCGCAAAGAATGTGGTAGAGGACATGATGAGAAACGACACCGTCGGAGTCAGTCTTATGCAAG CCCTAATTCTCCAAGGAGCCCTTCTCCACACAGGGCACATCGTAGGGATGGAAGTCCTAATGGACGCAATGATAACAAACGCTCACCTAATGGAAG CCCTAATTCTCCAAGGAGCCCTTCTCCACACAGGGAACATCGTAGGGATGGAAGTCCTAATGGACGCAATGATAACAAAGGCTCACCTAATGGAAG CCCTAATTCTCCAAGGAGCCCTTCTCCACTCAGGGCACATCGTAGGGATGGAAGTCCTAATGGACGCAATGATAACAAACGCTCACCTGCTTCAAAGAGTGTCTCACCTTGCAATGAACCTGTTGATTCTTGA
- the LOC118030433 gene encoding uncharacterized protein isoform X2 — MSHFGRSGPPDIRDTFSLLVLNITFRTTADDLFPLFDKYGKVVDVFIPRDRRTGESRGFAFVRYKYAEEARKAVDRLDGRVVDGREIMVQFAKFGPNAERIQSGRIVESSSKIKGRSRSRSPRPRYRDGYRDKDRDRDYRKRSRSRSRDRYDRDGYRGRDRDYHPRSVSHSPDHRKECGRGHDEKRHRRSQSYASPNSPRSPSPHRAHRRDGSPNGRNDNKRSPNGSPNSPRSPSPLRAHRRDGSPNGRNDNKRSPASKSVSPCNEPVDS; from the exons ATGTCACATTTCGGCCGATCTGGTCCTCCAGATATCAGAGACACTTTTTCTCTCCTCGTTCTCAACATCACTTTCC GAACCACTGCCGACGATCTTTTCCCTCTCTTTGACAAGTACGGCAAGGTAGTCGATGTATTCATACCCCGCGATCGGAG GACTGGAGAATCGAGAGGCTTTGCGTTTGTGAGGTATAAATACGCTGAAGAGGCGCGGAAGGCAGTTGATAGGCTTGATG gcagAGTTGTGGATGGCAGAGAGATTATGGTGCAATTCGCTAAGTTTGGGCCCAACGCTGAGCGAAT TCAGAGTGGGAGGATAGTGGAATCATCTTCAAAGATTAAAGGTAGGTCCAGAAGCCGCAGCCCTCGTCCAAG GTATCGAGATGGCTACAGGGACAAGGACAGGGACAGGGATTACAGAAAGAGAAGTCGCAGTAGAAGCAGAGATCGTTATGACCGTGATGGGTATCGAGGTAGGGATAGAGATTATCATCCCCGAAGCGTGAGCCACAGCCCAGATCATCGCAAAGAATGTGGTAGAGGACATGATGAGAAACGACACCGTCGGAGTCAGTCTTATGCAAG CCCTAATTCTCCAAGGAGCCCTTCTCCACACAGGGCACATCGTAGGGATGGAAGTCCTAATGGACGCAATGATAACAAACGCTCACCTAATGGAAG CCCTAATTCTCCAAGGAGCCCTTCTCCACTCAGGGCACATCGTAGGGATGGAAGTCCTAATGGACGCAATGATAACAAACGCTCACCTGCTTCAAAGAGTGTCTCACCTTGCAATGAACCTGTTGATTCTTGA